TCTCCCAACGTCAGTTCCGTACTTCTTCCTGATAGTTCCTTCTGCAGCTTTGGCAGGGTCTGTAGCCCCTATGATTTCCCTTACTCTGCTTATCGCATTTTCTCCCTCAAGAACCATCGGGACACAGGGGCCGGATGACATGAAATCTGTTAGTTCATCGTAAAACGGCCTATCCTTGTGGACTATGTAAAACTTTTTAGCCTGTTCCTTTGAAAGGTGAACCATCTTAATTGCCAAGAGCTTCAAGTCGTTCTCCTGTAGAATTCTAACGATGTCTCCAACTGCATTCTTCTTAACAGCATCGGGCTTTACAATTACAAGAGTCCTCTCAACTGCCATTTTACTCCTCCGTCCTTTCTAATTTGCGCTGTATTATACCCTTTCTAACTGTTTGAAGGTAATTGTGGGCAAGTCTCGTAGGTTCAGGAAGCTTATACCCCCTTCCAAGTTTTAGAACAATTTCAAGGGACTCCTCAGGAGTTATCAGATTTCCAGGAGAGACAAAAACGGGTTTAACTCTGTCCCTCATCCTAACGGCATATCCGAGAATTTCCTTAGTTTTTGGGTCAACGATAGGTGAACTGCAGCCTGCCTTTTCGCAGGGCTCCTCAAATTTTCCGTAGAGAATCTTCTTTGCACACCCTATCGTAGGTACGTTCATAACAATTCCAAAGTGTGTAGCTATTCCAAGCCTCCTCGGATGGGCTATTCCGTGTCCGTCAACAACTACTAAATCAGGTTTGTTTTTTAGTTTTAAGTAGGTTTTGACCAAAAGTGGAACCTCACGGAAGGCCAGAAATCCCGGAACGTATGGAACCTTTACTTCCATTGTGTCGTAAATTTCCTCAACTACTTTTAGACTTGAAAACTCAAGAATTACAAATGCTCCAATTCCAACTGTAGGATTTTTATAAGGGTCAATAAAGGTTAAATCACACCCTCCGATGAGTTTTATCTCCCTCTCAAGTGGTCTGAGTTTTAGTTTTTTAAGGAGCTCCCTCTGAGCCCTCTCCGCCTTCTTGAAGGAAATCTTCACGTCTCAACCCTTCCAAAGAGTATAAGACCTACTGAAGTGAAGAGAATTAAAGGAGCAAAGGATGCATAGATTGGTGGTAGAGCTCCACTCTTTCCTAAACTTATAAAGAGCGACGTTGTGACCCACATTAGAACGATTAGGGTGCTCACAATCAAGACCGTGTACCCCTTTCTGTTCCTCGGGTTAAAAACACCAAAGGGTATTCCAATAAGAGTTACAACCAAGGGATAGAGGGATATTGCCAGTTTTGAGTAGAGCTCCATCTGAAATTGCCTCGTATCGTAACCCAACCTTTCAAGCCTCTTAATGGTTATAAACAACTCACTTAAGCTCTTAGCCTCAGGCAGTGTTTCTGACGACTTTAAATCCTTAATATCAACACCTAAGTTGAGTGAAAGCTCGTTTAACCTCTCAGTTTTTAATTTATTTAAATCCCTTATAAAAACGTCTTTAAACTTCCAAACTCCGTTACCTTCATAGAAAACCTCTCTTCCATCGATTCTCCTTGTAGGTTGAAAGTTCTCCTCCTCTATAACACTTCCCCACTTTCCCCTTCTCTCCTTTACATTCAACTTCCTTATAAACACAAATTTCCTACTTCCGCTTTTAAACCAGACCTCACTTACCTTCTTAGGGCTGGCTTTTTCCACCTTTCTCTCAATTTCTGAGGAAACCTTCAGTCCCTTTGGAACAAAAAGCTCGTGAACGAGGAGTGAGAAAAGTGAGGAGAGGAGAGCCAAGACTAAAAGTGGAACTGAGAATCTATAGGTACTTATCCCGAGAGCCCTGATAACCGTTAGTTCACTCGTTGACGAAAATCGGGAGAGAGTTACCACAGTTGAGATTAGAACTGCTATGGGTAAAACTCTGACGGTGTAAAGGGGAAACCTACCAGATATGAACTGGAGCTCAGACTTAAGTCCTAATTTCATAGAGATACTGATGTGGCTCACGAAGTCGATTATTCCAAATATCGTTAGAAACGTTAACAGTGTCAAAAACAGAAGCTTCAGCCCTTCAGAGAAAACGTACCTATCTAAAATCTTTACCATCTCGTTCCTGCGTAAATCCTAATTTTTTCCTTAACTGCAAGGTAGTAAAAAATGGAGGAGAGAACTCCGAATACTAAATCCGGCAGAAGGGTTAGAGGAGGAAAGTTTGAGCTTAGAGCAAGCTTCTTTGAGAAAACGTACAGAACGTAGTAGAGAACAATTACAGTTAGACTTATGATAATTCCCATTCCGTAAGCTCCCCTTGGAAGAGATACGGATACTGAGAAAATCAGAATTCCTACAATTAGTGAGGATAGGGATAAGGATAACCTCTTTAGGATTTCGGTTAAACTCTCGGAATCCCTTTTCTTTAAAAGCTGGCTTAGTGTTTTGTACTTTTTAGCTTCGAACTTTTCGCCTTCGGAAAACTTGTAGAGCTCCAGTGTATAGTTTTTAAACTTTAAAAACTGAAACTCCTCCGGTTTTTCCCAGTTTAAAACCTGTGCAGTTCCGTTGTAAATATCCAAAAAGACCGTATTGTTTTCAGTCCTTAAACCGCCTTCTCTTCCAAATATTACTATGAATTTATCCTTTCTATCAAGTGAGACCATAAAGTTCTCAATTAGTCCCTGTTTAGGAAAGATTCTATCCACGTAGAACGTAACTCCAGGAAAGTTTGACGAGAAGTTCTTTGGAGTTATACTCATAGTTAGCTTCTTCTTTACAAGTTCCTCAATCTCCTTTTTAACAGCAACGTTGCTTTTTGGAGCTAAGTACATCGTAGAGTAGAGAGAAAAGAGTGAAAAGAGAATACCTAACAGAAGGACGGGAATGGATATCTGGCGAATACTGACACCGCAGGACCTTAAAACGGTAATTTCATTATTGCTCTCCATCTGGAGAAATACGATTAAGACTGAAATTACAAAGGACACAGAAATAACAACTCCAAAAAAGGCAGGAAGGGTTTTTACTAAAACAGAGAGAAACTCTGTGAAAGAAACTCCCTGACCTATAACTGTTTCCGCTATTTGAGAGGCCCTATCAATCACTATTACAAATAAAAACAGCAAAAAGGTGAAGATTACCGTTTTAAACAGTTCATAGAAAATGTACCTGTAAAGAGTCTTCATTTTTCCTTCTTAACGTATCTGTACCAATCAACAACCAAAGCACTTGCAATAAAGATTGAGGAATAGGTACCTACCGTTATACCTACAAGGAGAACGAAAGCAAAGTCGTTTATTACACCTCCTCCAAACATGTAGAGACAGAAAACAACAAATAGAGTGGTCAGAGATGTTATTAGGGTTCTTGAGAGCGTTTGGTTTATACTGTCATTAACGATTTCCTCAAAGGGCTTACTTCTCAGTAAAACTTTCATATTTTCCCTGATTCTGTCGTAAACAACGATTGTATCGTTTATAGAGTAACCGATAACTGTTAAGAGAGCCGCAATAACAGGTAAACTGAATTCCCTACCTACAGACATAAATACTCCCGTTGTTGCCAGAGCGTCGTGAACCAAGGCAAGGACTGCACCAAAGGCAAAAATCGGCTCAAATCTCCAGGCAACGTAAATGAGAATACCAATCAGGGCATAGATTACGGCCATTATTCCCTTTTCCCTCAACTCCTTACCAATTGTAGGACCTATCATTTCAACTCTTCTTATTTCAACTTTATTTCCGAACTTTTCCCTTAAAACTTCTCTTATCAAATCGGCAGTTTTATTTGGGTCTTTTATAGCAGGAGCTTTTATAAGAAACTCATTTTTACCCTCAATGTTTTGAACTAAGATTCCTTCAATTTTTCCGTTAAATATCTGCCTGATTTTCTCTGTATTTATGTTCTTCTCATCCACCTTTACCTGAACTAAAACTCCACCTGTAAAGTCTATTCCAAACTTAGGTTTAACAATAAATATCCCGTAGAGCCAGCTTCCTACTATAAGTGACAGTGAAAGTAAATAGGCAAAGTACCTTTTTCCTATAAAGTCAATTTTTCTCATCCACTACTCCCTAAATTTTGAATAGGTTAGGTTTGTACTTAACAATAAGGTCAAGAATAACCTTTGTAACGAAAACAGCAGTAAACATACTTGACAGGATACCTAAGGAGAGTGTAACGGCAAAACCCTTTATAGGACCTGTTCCAAATTGAAAGAGGACTGCTGCAGCAATTAAGGTTGTTACGTTGGCATCGAGTATTGTTCCCCAGGCTCTTGAGAAGCCTGCTTCAACGGAGGAAAAAAGGTTCCTTCCCTTTCTAATTTCCTCCTTTATTCTCTCGAATATGATTACGTTGGCATCAACGGCCATACCTACGGTTAAGATGTAACCAGCTATTCCTGGCAGAGTTAAGGTAGCTCCTAAGAGAACCATCATGGACCATAGGAGAACTACGTTCATAAGGAGGGCTAAATCGGCGGCCAATCCGGCAAACTTGTAGTAAAGGAGCATAAACAGCATAACAATAACTATTCCTGCCACACCTGCCTTTATTCCCTTTTCAACGGACTCCTTACCCAAGGATGGTCCTACCGTTGTCTCCTCAACAATTTTTACAGGTGCAGGTAGAGCTCCAGCCCTTAAAACTATAGATAGGTCCCTTGCCTCCTGATAGGAGAACTGTCCAGTTATCTGTCCCCTCGAACCGATAGCGCTCCTTATTACGGGAGCGGACTGAACTTTACCGTCAAGTACGATTGCAAGTCTCGTTCCTACGTGTTTCGCCGTGTATTCCTTAAATATCCTTGCTCCCTCAGGTTTTAGGACGAAGCTCACTGCAGGCATGCCGTTTTCATCCCTACTTGGGTAGGCATCCTTTAGGTAGGCTCCGGTTAGTATCGGTTCCCTCTTAACTATGAAGAAGTTGTAGGCCACAACCTTTCCAGATTTGTTCTTAATCTCCTGAATTAGAACCTGCTGGTCATCCGGTACCTTTCCGCCAAAGGCCTTAACCACATCCTCAGGAGAGCGGAAGGGAAGCTTTTCCTCCTTTCCGTTCTTGACTTCGTAGAACGTTGGTCCCGATGGTGAAGGTTTGACAACAATCCTTGCTCCTTCTGGAACCGTTCCTCCCAACTTTGTTATAAGTTCCTCTACACTCCTTGCCGTATCAACCACTTCCTTAAATTCAAGGTTTGCAACCTTTCCAATTACCTTCTTGGCCCTTTCTGGGTTCTTAACCCCAGGAAGCTCCACAATAATCCTGTCCTTTCCGTTTCTAACAATAACAGGTTCTGCTACACCTAACTGGTCTATTCTGTTCCTTATCGTTTCAAGGGCCTGTTCTGCAAGCCTATCTATCTCCTTTGACTTGTAGGATGGTTTAAGTGAGAGCTCTATCTCCTTTCCCTTGACCTTGATGTTAAACATATCTGAGTAGTCATCCTCTATTTTTGAAACGGCCTGTTTAACGTAGTCGGGAGATAACAGGAAAATCTCTATGTTTGTTTTTCTCCTTTCGACGGATACAACGGGAATGTTCTCCTCCTCCAAACTCCTCTTAATCTCCCTCAGAGCCGTTGAAACCTCATTCTCAAGGGCTTTCTCCGTATCAATCTGGAGAACCAAGTGGGTACCGCCTTTGAGGTCAAGCCCTAAGTTTATGGGCTTCGTTAAATCAATATAGAGGGCACCTAATAGGACTATCAGAACGAACAGTATTTTCCACTTAAGGTTTTTCATAAGAACTCCTCACCTTTAAACTTTGCTCCATGAATAATACAAAATTAAAGGTCTGTATCGTTTATCCTGAGCCTGAATTTGTAGCCAAAAACCTCCGTAGCCCTCCTGCACATCTCCATTCGGGGCTGGAATATGGAGAAGTAGTCAAGTAGGTCTGAAATTCTCGTATCAATTTTGAGAATGAGTTTTACAGTTCTCGTTACCTTATCAACCTCAAGGTTACTGTACAGAACTGCGTAGTTAACCCTGTCATGAATGTCCTCTCCAATTGTTCTCCTGGTTCTTACCCTTGTTCTGTGGACGTGGGACTTGTCGGCAATAACAACGGCAGCTGAGACCTCGGTAACGGGAAATCCCGTTTCCTCCTCGTGATTTCCAATTGCAAAGGTTATTTCTGTTAGGTCATCATCCAAGTAACCTTTCCCCTTTAAGAGTTGGAAAGCAAGAAGGGCTCCACTCTGAGCGTGATTGTGCCTTGAAACAATGTGACCGATATCGTGGAGAAAACCTGCCACTCCTGCAAGTTCTGCCCTCCTCCTATCTCCCGTTATCTCCATAAGCAGCCACCTTGCCTTTTCGGCAACCCATCCGACGTGCTTTATTCCGTGGTCCGTGTATCCCATTCTCTCCAAGAAGTAATCGCTCCTTTCAATGTAGTAGAGAATTCTCCTGTCCTTCATCAAATCCCTGTAAGTTGGAAACTCTATCTCTTTCACCTCTCCCTCACGCTAACGTCTGCTGCAAATACTTTTTTAAGACCCTCCTCCGTCTTAACAATGAGAGCTCCATCAGTATCAACTTTAAGAGCTCTCCCGACGTAGGAGTTCCCCTCCTCGACCACTTTAACTTCCCTTCTAATCATAGGACAGTGTCTTTCAAACTCCTCAATACTAAAGTTTCCCTCCTTTAGCAAACTGTGAACTTTAACAACTTCTCTGTGGAGAAGTGATAGGAGCTCATCCCTATCAAATTCTATTCCTTCAACTCTCAGTGATGTTGCCGGAACGGGGAAGCTACTGAGCTCCTCCTTTGAGTATGTTAGGTTTATTCCTATTCCTACAACCAACCTGTCCCTGCAGAGCTCTGGAAGAACACCGGCAATCTTTTTTCCGTTTATATAAACGTCGTTTGGCCACTTCAAGTAGAACCCATCTCCGAACCTTAAAAGGGCTTTAAGTGTTGAGTAACCGAAGGCCAAACTTGAAATTCCAAAGTTTCTGCTCGGTCTCTCAAGGATGAATGAGACGTAAAGTCCCTTGTCCCTTTTTGAGAGCCAACGTCTACCTCTTCTTCCCTTTCCACCCGTTTGCTCCCTTGCAACTATACAGAGGCCGTGGAAAAAGGGAACTCTCTTTGCTTCCTCGTTTGTTGAGTCTGTTCTGTCAACGTAGATAACTTTCATGGAGGGAATTATACAGAGGTTATAATTCCTCCGCTATGGAGTGGACTGTTGGAAGCTTGGTTAAAAGGGCTGCTGAGATTTTAAGGGAAAGAGGAAGTAAAACCCCGAGGTTGGACGCAGAGCTCCTCTTAGTCCATTCACTTGGACTAAAAAGTAGAGTGGAGCTCTACACAAACTTTGATAGACCTCTATCTGAGGATGAGGTTGAAAGATACAGAAAGTTGATAGTCAGAAGGGCAAAGGGAGAACCGGTTGCCTACATAACGGGAAATAGGGAGTTCTTTGGTTTTGAATTTTCTGTTGATAGGGGAGTTCTCATTCCAAGGCCAGAAACGGAGTTCTTAGTCGAGGTTGTTTTTGAATTTTTGAGAAATAAGGAGGGTTTAACTGTTGTTGACGTCGGAACAGGTTCAGGGTGCATCGTCCTAACGCTCTGTAAGTTGACGGGTGAGAGACATAAATTCTTTGGAATAGACATATCCAAGAAGGCTTTGGAAATTTCTGAGAAGAATAGGGAAAAGTTGGGGTGTTCCAAGGTTGAGTTTTTAAAGGGAGACCTACTCTCCCCTATCGACTTTTCTGTAGATGTTGTCGTTTCAAATCCCCCTTACGTTTCAGTTAACGACCCCAAATTGGAAAGGGAGGTTCTAAAGTTTGAGCCTGCGGGAGCTCTCTTTGGAGGGAGAACTGGACTTGAGGTAATTGAGAGGTTAGTTGAGCAGTCCTCGGAGAAATTAAAAAGGGGTGGACTTTTGGCTTTAGAAGTTGGTATAGGCCAGAGTGATAAGGTGAGTAACTTACTCAGGAGCTCAGGATTTGAAGATATTAAAACTTACAGGGATTTATCTGGAATTGAGAGGGTAGTTACGGGGGTTAAGGAATAATGGAGAAGTTTGTTATAAGAGGAGGAAGGGAGCTCCACGGCAAGGTTAGGGTTTCTGGTTCAAAGAATGCCTCACTCCCCATTCTCTTCTCCTCAATCCTATCGGGAAGTCTCAAACTTTCAAACGTTCCAGACCTTAGGGATGTTTCAACTGCATGTAAACTCCTCGAGATAATGGGATTTAACGTTGTAAGGAACAGTGATACTGTTGAAGTGGAGTTCACGGGAAGAATTAATCCTGAGGCTCCCTACGAATTGGTTAAAACAATGAGGGCTTCCATCCTCTGTTTAGGGCCTCTTCTGTCCAAGTTTGGAAGGGCCAGTGTTTCGCTCCCCGGAGGGTGTGCAATCGGCTTAAGGCCGGTCGACCTTCACCTGAAGGGCCTTTCAAAGATGGGAGCAGATTTGAGAATTTCCCACGGGTACGTAGTTGGAGAGGTAAGGGGAAGGTTAAAGGGCGTCGATGTAACGTTGGACTTTCCAACTGTCGGTGGAACGGAGAATATACTTATGGCTGCCGTTCTTGCAAAGGGAAAAACGGTTATAAGAAATGCAGCAAAGGAGCCAGAAATTGTCGATTTGGCAAGAGCTCTAAAAAAGGGAGGAGCAAGGATAGAGGGAGAGGGAACGGACGTCATAGAGGTAGAGGGGGTGGACGAAATTGGCCCTATCGAGTACAGGGTTATGCCCGACAGAATAGAGGCAGGAACGTTTCTCTCTGCAGTGGCCTCTGCAGGTGGAGAAGTGGAAATAGAGGAATTTCCAACGTTTGCCTTAGAGTCGGTTGTTGAGAAGTTTGTTGAATCGGGACTCTCTATTGAGGAAATTTCGGAAGGTAGAGTTTTAGTGAAAAAAAGAGATAGACTAAAGGGAACGGATATAGTTACACAACCCTATCCGGGCTTTCCAACGGATATGCAGGCTCAGTTTATGGCTGCAATGTGCATAGCAGATGGGGTATCTGTAATAAAGGAAACGATATTTGAGAACAGGTTTATGCATGCTCTGGAGCTCCAGAGAATGGGTGCAGACTTAAAGATTGAGGGCAATACCGTCGTTGTCAAAGGTGTAGACAAGTTAATTGGAGCAAAGGTTACGGCAACAGACTTAAGGGCAAGTGCATCGTTGGTTATAGCAGGACTCGGAGCTGAAAACACAACGGAGGTTTACAGGATATACCACCTTGATAGGGGCTACGAGAAATTGGAGAGGAAGCTCAATTCGTTGGGTGCAGAGATAGAGAGAGTCCCAAGTGAGCTTAAGTATTAGGAGTTGAAAGATGGACTACAAATCAATAACTGTTGCACTTCCAAAGGGAAGACTACTGAAGGAGGCTGTTGGTTTCCTTGAATCATGTGGGATAGATGCATCGGAAACCCTTACTAAAACGAGAAAGCTCATCTTCCAGTGGAAAAACTTTAAGTTCATCTTAGTTAAACCTATGGACGTTCCAACGTACGTTTACTACGGAACTGCCGATATTGGAATAGCGGGAAAGGACGTTATCGAGGAAAAGGGGTTTGACCTCTACGAACCGTTGGACCTTAAGTTTGGAGCGTGCAGGCTTTCCGTTGCAGAACCTCAGGATATAGATGAACCCTACGACATAGAAAAGCTCTCCTACATAAGAGTTGCCACAAAGTATCCGAAGATAACCGACAGGTACTTTAGAAGTAAGGGAATTCACCCTGAAATAATAGTCCTCTACGGTTCCGTGGAATTGGCTCCACTCGTAGGTCTTTCAGATAGGATAGTTGACCTTGTTCAAACTGGAACGACACTTAAGGAGAATGGTTTAAGGGAAGTGGATGTTATTCTCCATTCGACTGCAAGGCTGGTTATAAACAGGGCAAGCTTGAAAACAAAGTACTTAATCTTGAAGCCAGTAATAGATAGGATGAAGGAAGTTATTTTATAGAATAAATTAAATTTTAATCGGCGGGCTTTATGAGGATAACTTACTTAAGGGTTTCAGTTACCGATAGGTGTAACTTCAGGTGTAAGTACTGTATGCCTGAGGGAAATCAGGAGTTCATACCCCATCCAGAAATACTCAGATACGAGGAAATAACCGAAATTGTAAGGGTATTTACAACCTTTGGGGTTAAATCTATTAGATTAACAGGGGGGGAACCCTTAGTTAGAAAGGGTTTAGAGGAATTAATTTTTCAGCTAAAGAGTATTGAAGGTATAGAGGAGGTAACATTAACGACCAACGGATATTTCCTCAAGGAAAAGGCGAGAACGTTAAAGGAGAATGGGCTAAACAGGGTAAACGTTAGCATTGATACCTTAATTCCGGAGAAATTTTCGTTTATTACAGGAAGAGAAAGAGATGCCCTCTTTAGGGTCATTGAGGGAGTTGAAGAGGCGAAATCGATTGGAATTGAGCCTGTAAAGATAAACACAGTCCTAATTAGGAATTTTAACGATGGAGAGTTGGAGGGTTTTATCAGATTTTCGGAAAGATTTGGTGTAGAGGTGAGATTTATAGAGTTGATGCCTGTAGGCGGGAAGTTCTTTAGCTCCGAGAACTTTATTCCGGCTTCAGAGATAAAGGAGAAAATAGTTAAACAGTTTGGAAAACTCGTTCCACATAAAACAAAAAAGATGGGACCCGCAAAGAGCTTTAAAATTGAAGGAACAAAGGCCGTTGTTGGATTTATTCCTTCTGTTAGTGAACACTTCTGTTCAGAGTGTAACAGACTAAGACTGACATCTGATGGAAAACTTCGGCTCTGTCTAATGTCGGAAAAGGAAATAGATATTAAGGGGATTTTAAGGTCTCCCTCCTACAAGAGGGAAAATTTGGTCTCTGTAGTAAGGGGAGCTCTTCTTTTAAAGAGGGGAATAAACGGAATAGAGGCCCTTGAGGGGTTAGGCTGCTCGAGGAAAATGTTTACAATAGGGGGATAGTCAATGGAAAAATTAATAGCAGTTGATTTAACAGTTATTGCAGTTTGCTCTGTTCTTATAACTGTTGGTTTAATAGCTGTTTTAATTATTGCGTACAGAATTTTAAAAAAGATGGAGGAGGGGGTTGATACGGTTAACTCTCAGCTTAAACCGGCAGTTATCGACTTAAAAAGGACAATCGTTTCGATTACTGAAAACTTAAAGGTAGTTTCGGGAGCCCTCTCCTTTGTAGGTAAGTTTAAAAAGTCAAAAAAGTAGCATAAGTTTAAATATTGAAGAATTAATTTGGAGGAAGAGATGAGAAAGAGTTCACTGATGTTTTTATTAGGTAGTTTAATAGGTGCAGGAGCAGCTTACGTTGCAACTACGAGGAAGGAGGAAATCCTCAAGAAAATAGAGGAGCTCCAGGAGCAGATTAAGGAGAGCGACCTTCCTGAAAGGGCAAGGGCTCTGGTAGAGGATATTTCAAGGTCTATCAAGGAGCTCTTAACGAGTGGCGAAGAGGAGATGTCTGAGGAGGAGAAGAGGACAATCTTAGAGGAAGTTGAGCAGAAGATTCAAAAACTTGAAGAGACAATTCAGAAGGAGGGAGAGTAATTTTTGGAGCTCTCCCTTCTACTAAAGCCCTTAGGTTTAAGGTTTGAAGGTAATTTCTGGGTTGAGGGAATCACTGAGAACTCTAAAAAGGTTCTGCCTAACTTCATTTTCTTTGCCTACAAAGGTCTCTCCTCAGATGGGAACCTCTTTGTAAAGGAGGCTATAAAAAGGGGAGCCTCTGTAGTTTTTACAGATTCACTCAAAACGTACAGGGAGCTCCGTTCACTCATTCCTGTCTTTCTAACGGAAAATCCGAGAAAGGACTTAGCAGTTCTCTCTGCGAGGTTTTACGGAAACCCGGAGAGGGAGCTCTCAATAATAGGTATTACTGGAACAAACGGTAAGACAACAACTTCCTACCTTACCTTTAGCGCTATCAACAGAATTGGAGAAAGGGCAGGAATCGTTGGAACTGTAGAGTGGGGAACGGAGGAGGAGAGGTTTCCCTCAGATATGACAACCCCTTCTCCAACAGACTTTTTCAGGATTCTTGCCTACTTCAGGGACAGGAGAGTTAAATGGGTCGTCTGTGAGGTTTCATCCCACGCCTTAGAACTTGATAGGGTTTACGGAGTAGAGTTTAAGGGTTCGGTATTTACCAATCTATCCCATGACCACCTCGATTTCCACGGAGATATTTACAAC
The Balnearium lithotrophicum DNA segment above includes these coding regions:
- the hisG gene encoding ATP phosphoribosyltransferase, whose amino-acid sequence is MDYKSITVALPKGRLLKEAVGFLESCGIDASETLTKTRKLIFQWKNFKFILVKPMDVPTYVYYGTADIGIAGKDVIEEKGFDLYEPLDLKFGACRLSVAEPQDIDEPYDIEKLSYIRVATKYPKITDRYFRSKGIHPEIIVLYGSVELAPLVGLSDRIVDLVQTGTTLKENGLREVDVILHSTARLVINRASLKTKYLILKPVIDRMKEVIL
- the moaA gene encoding GTP 3',8-cyclase MoaA, which encodes MRITYLRVSVTDRCNFRCKYCMPEGNQEFIPHPEILRYEEITEIVRVFTTFGVKSIRLTGGEPLVRKGLEELIFQLKSIEGIEEVTLTTNGYFLKEKARTLKENGLNRVNVSIDTLIPEKFSFITGRERDALFRVIEGVEEAKSIGIEPVKINTVLIRNFNDGELEGFIRFSERFGVEVRFIELMPVGGKFFSSENFIPASEIKEKIVKQFGKLVPHKTKKMGPAKSFKIEGTKAVVGFIPSVSEHFCSECNRLRLTSDGKLRLCLMSEKEIDIKGILRSPSYKRENLVSVVRGALLLKRGINGIEALEGLGCSRKMFTIGG
- a CDS encoding YtxH domain-containing protein, whose amino-acid sequence is MRKSSLMFLLGSLIGAGAAYVATTRKEEILKKIEELQEQIKESDLPERARALVEDISRSIKELLTSGEEEMSEEEKRTILEEVEQKIQKLEETIQKEGE